One genomic segment of Polyodon spathula isolate WHYD16114869_AA chromosome 17, ASM1765450v1, whole genome shotgun sequence includes these proteins:
- the syt8 gene encoding synaptotagmin VIII isoform X1, with amino-acid sequence MIDFISNPYPSYQAMAPNAHNISATTITPTTAFNTTTTATPDFITQLLNKIPLPRWAIYAIAAAIGLVVLICFFCICIKCCCKGKKKKNKDEKITLDGMKGSTTAALVQPGLEDLDYGSNDKPKGKLQYSLEYNFQNQELTVGVKQAAELLAMDLGGTSDPYVKVYMLPNKSKTWETKVYRKTVNPVFNEIFKFQIPQAELNESTIVMQVYDFNRFSKHDIIGELRIPLNTVNWNHIIEEWMELTAASKSEHENLGEICFSLRYVPTTSKLTVVILEAKNLKKMDVGGLSDPYIKIQLILDKKKWKKKKTTVKKKTLNPYFNESFTFEVPFKQVQKVQMVISVWDHDKVSKNDAIGKIFLGCGAAGNQLHHWSDMLSNPRRPVAQWHTLQSVEEVDSALGMSYKFKIPLINKTF; translated from the exons ATTTCATCTCTAACCCATATCCATCGTACCAAGCCATGGCTCCTAACGCTCACAATATCAGTGCTACCACCATAACACCCACTACAGCGTTTAACACCACCACAACAGCCACCCCTGACTTCATCACTCAGCTGCTCAACAAGATCCCAT TGCCAAGATGGGCTATTTATGCTATAGCTGCAGCTATAGGTCTTGTCGTCTTAATCTGCTTCTTCTGCATTTGTATCAAATGCTGCTGCAaaggaaagaagaagaaaaacaaagatgaGAAGATCACATTGGATGGCATGAAAGGATCCACCACAGCAGCTCTG GTACAGCCAGGCTTAGAGGATTTGGATTATGGTTCGAATGACAAGCCAAAGGGAAAGCTGCAGTATTCTTTGGAATACAATTTTCAGAATCAAGAG CTCACTGTTGGAGTGAAGCAGGCAGCTGAGTTACTGGCCATGGATCTGGGTGGGACATCTGATCCTTACGTCAAGGTCTACATGCTTCCAAACAAGTCAAAGACGTGGGAGACCAAAGTGTACAGAAAAACAGTCAACCCCGTATTTAATGAGATTTTCAAGTTTCAG ATACCCCAGGCTGAGCTAAATGAATCGACTATCGTGATGCAGGTATATGACTTCAACAGGTTCAGCAAGCATGACATCATTGGGGAATTGAGAATTCCACTCAACACAGTGAACTGGAATCACATAATTGAAGAGTGGATGGAGCTAACTGCAGCTTCTAAATCTGag CACGAGAACCTTGGTGAGATCTGTTTCTCCCTGCGGTACGTTCCCACCACGAGCAAACTCACCGTTGTTATTCTGGAGGCCAAGAACCTGAAGAAGATGGATGTTGGGGGGCTGTCAG aTCCGTATATCAAGATCCAGCTTATTTTGGATAAGAAAAagtggaagaagaagaagacaacagtaaaaaagaaaacactgaatcCCTACTTCAATGAATCATTCACTTTCGAAGTGCCCTTTAAACAAGTACAG AAAGTGCAGATGGTCATATCTGTGTGGGACCATGACAAGGTGAGCAAAAATGATGCAATTGGCAAGATCTTCTTGGGCTGCGGTGCAGCAGGCAACCAACTTCACCATTGGTCTGACATGCTGTCAAATCCCAGGAGGCCCGTAGCCCAGTGGCACACGCTGCAGTCTGTGGAAGAAGTAGATTCAGCCTTGGGAATGAGCTATAAATTCAAAAtacctttaataaataaaacattttag
- the syt8 gene encoding synaptotagmin VIII isoform X3: MPRWAIYAIAAAIGLVVLICFFCICIKCCCKGKKKKNKDEKITLDGMKGSTTAALVQPGLEDLDYGSNDKPKGKLQYSLEYNFQNQELTVGVKQAAELLAMDLGGTSDPYVKVYMLPNKSKTWETKVYRKTVNPVFNEIFKFQIPQAELNESTIVMQVYDFNRFSKHDIIGELRIPLNTVNWNHIIEEWMELTAASKSEHENLGEICFSLRYVPTTSKLTVVILEAKNLKKMDVGGLSDPYIKIQLILDKKKWKKKKTTVKKKTLNPYFNESFTFEVPFKQVQKVQMVISVWDHDKVSKNDAIGKIFLGCGAAGNQLHHWSDMLSNPRRPVAQWHTLQSVEEVDSALGMSYKFKIPLINKTF, from the exons TGCCAAGATGGGCTATTTATGCTATAGCTGCAGCTATAGGTCTTGTCGTCTTAATCTGCTTCTTCTGCATTTGTATCAAATGCTGCTGCAaaggaaagaagaagaaaaacaaagatgaGAAGATCACATTGGATGGCATGAAAGGATCCACCACAGCAGCTCTG GTACAGCCAGGCTTAGAGGATTTGGATTATGGTTCGAATGACAAGCCAAAGGGAAAGCTGCAGTATTCTTTGGAATACAATTTTCAGAATCAAGAG CTCACTGTTGGAGTGAAGCAGGCAGCTGAGTTACTGGCCATGGATCTGGGTGGGACATCTGATCCTTACGTCAAGGTCTACATGCTTCCAAACAAGTCAAAGACGTGGGAGACCAAAGTGTACAGAAAAACAGTCAACCCCGTATTTAATGAGATTTTCAAGTTTCAG ATACCCCAGGCTGAGCTAAATGAATCGACTATCGTGATGCAGGTATATGACTTCAACAGGTTCAGCAAGCATGACATCATTGGGGAATTGAGAATTCCACTCAACACAGTGAACTGGAATCACATAATTGAAGAGTGGATGGAGCTAACTGCAGCTTCTAAATCTGag CACGAGAACCTTGGTGAGATCTGTTTCTCCCTGCGGTACGTTCCCACCACGAGCAAACTCACCGTTGTTATTCTGGAGGCCAAGAACCTGAAGAAGATGGATGTTGGGGGGCTGTCAG aTCCGTATATCAAGATCCAGCTTATTTTGGATAAGAAAAagtggaagaagaagaagacaacagtaaaaaagaaaacactgaatcCCTACTTCAATGAATCATTCACTTTCGAAGTGCCCTTTAAACAAGTACAG AAAGTGCAGATGGTCATATCTGTGTGGGACCATGACAAGGTGAGCAAAAATGATGCAATTGGCAAGATCTTCTTGGGCTGCGGTGCAGCAGGCAACCAACTTCACCATTGGTCTGACATGCTGTCAAATCCCAGGAGGCCCGTAGCCCAGTGGCACACGCTGCAGTCTGTGGAAGAAGTAGATTCAGCCTTGGGAATGAGCTATAAATTCAAAAtacctttaataaataaaacattttag
- the syt8 gene encoding synaptotagmin VIII isoform X2 yields the protein MAPNAHNISATTITPTTAFNTTTTATPDFITQLLNKIPLPRWAIYAIAAAIGLVVLICFFCICIKCCCKGKKKKNKDEKITLDGMKGSTTAALVQPGLEDLDYGSNDKPKGKLQYSLEYNFQNQELTVGVKQAAELLAMDLGGTSDPYVKVYMLPNKSKTWETKVYRKTVNPVFNEIFKFQIPQAELNESTIVMQVYDFNRFSKHDIIGELRIPLNTVNWNHIIEEWMELTAASKSEHENLGEICFSLRYVPTTSKLTVVILEAKNLKKMDVGGLSDPYIKIQLILDKKKWKKKKTTVKKKTLNPYFNESFTFEVPFKQVQKVQMVISVWDHDKVSKNDAIGKIFLGCGAAGNQLHHWSDMLSNPRRPVAQWHTLQSVEEVDSALGMSYKFKIPLINKTF from the exons ATGGCTCCTAACGCTCACAATATCAGTGCTACCACCATAACACCCACTACAGCGTTTAACACCACCACAACAGCCACCCCTGACTTCATCACTCAGCTGCTCAACAAGATCCCAT TGCCAAGATGGGCTATTTATGCTATAGCTGCAGCTATAGGTCTTGTCGTCTTAATCTGCTTCTTCTGCATTTGTATCAAATGCTGCTGCAaaggaaagaagaagaaaaacaaagatgaGAAGATCACATTGGATGGCATGAAAGGATCCACCACAGCAGCTCTG GTACAGCCAGGCTTAGAGGATTTGGATTATGGTTCGAATGACAAGCCAAAGGGAAAGCTGCAGTATTCTTTGGAATACAATTTTCAGAATCAAGAG CTCACTGTTGGAGTGAAGCAGGCAGCTGAGTTACTGGCCATGGATCTGGGTGGGACATCTGATCCTTACGTCAAGGTCTACATGCTTCCAAACAAGTCAAAGACGTGGGAGACCAAAGTGTACAGAAAAACAGTCAACCCCGTATTTAATGAGATTTTCAAGTTTCAG ATACCCCAGGCTGAGCTAAATGAATCGACTATCGTGATGCAGGTATATGACTTCAACAGGTTCAGCAAGCATGACATCATTGGGGAATTGAGAATTCCACTCAACACAGTGAACTGGAATCACATAATTGAAGAGTGGATGGAGCTAACTGCAGCTTCTAAATCTGag CACGAGAACCTTGGTGAGATCTGTTTCTCCCTGCGGTACGTTCCCACCACGAGCAAACTCACCGTTGTTATTCTGGAGGCCAAGAACCTGAAGAAGATGGATGTTGGGGGGCTGTCAG aTCCGTATATCAAGATCCAGCTTATTTTGGATAAGAAAAagtggaagaagaagaagacaacagtaaaaaagaaaacactgaatcCCTACTTCAATGAATCATTCACTTTCGAAGTGCCCTTTAAACAAGTACAG AAAGTGCAGATGGTCATATCTGTGTGGGACCATGACAAGGTGAGCAAAAATGATGCAATTGGCAAGATCTTCTTGGGCTGCGGTGCAGCAGGCAACCAACTTCACCATTGGTCTGACATGCTGTCAAATCCCAGGAGGCCCGTAGCCCAGTGGCACACGCTGCAGTCTGTGGAAGAAGTAGATTCAGCCTTGGGAATGAGCTATAAATTCAAAAtacctttaataaataaaacattttag